From Neobacillus sp. PS2-9, the proteins below share one genomic window:
- the rpsI gene encoding 30S ribosomal protein S9, translated as MAQVQYIGTGRRKSSVARVRLVPGTGKIVVNGREIEDYIPFEALRVVVRQPLVATETVGSYDVLVNVSGGGYTGQAGAIRHGIARALLQADPEFRPTLKRAGLLTRDARMKERKKYGLKGARRAPQFSKR; from the coding sequence TTGGCACAAGTTCAATATATCGGTACTGGTCGCCGTAAGAGCTCAGTCGCACGTGTGCGTCTAGTTCCAGGCACAGGTAAAATTGTAGTTAACGGTCGTGAAATCGAAGATTATATCCCATTTGAAGCTTTACGTGTTGTTGTAAGACAACCATTAGTAGCTACTGAAACTGTAGGCAGCTATGATGTTCTTGTAAACGTAAGCGGCGGTGGATACACTGGTCAAGCTGGCGCAATCCGCCACGGTATTGCTCGCGCATTACTTCAAGCTGACCCTGAGTTCCGTCCAACATTAAAGCGCGCAGGTTTATTAACTCGTGATGCACGTATGAAAGAGCGTAAGAAATACGGTCTTAAAGGTGCTCGTCGTGCGCCTCAGTTCTCAAAACGTTAA